One window of the Thamnophis elegans isolate rThaEle1 chromosome 6, rThaEle1.pri, whole genome shotgun sequence genome contains the following:
- the SESN3 gene encoding sestrin-3 translates to MNRSSGATSCPPTVPGDGHSSGHGRSECRRVCSNCRKVLRQEKKIRVSLPLTRGPSAFIPEKDVMQANSLNERMHLLVEEYSTSGRLDNVTQVMSLHIQYLESFLRSQFYMLRVDGPLPLPYRHYIAIMAAARHQCSYLINIHVEEFLKTGGIPEWLNGLEYIPQRLKNLNEINKLLAHRPWLVSKEHIQKLVKTGENNWSLPELVHAVVLLAHYHSLASFVFGSGINPERDFGTSNGYRLISVNHFCVCDLANDNNIENATLKSNSFGLSDSLSELEALMDRMKRLQEEDDASPEEMDTRFEKEKSESLLVVTEEFDDELISIGDVSCYIEDPGFGYKDFARRGEDHLPTFRAQDYTWENHGFSLVNRLYSDIGHLLDEKFRMVYNLTYNTMASHEDVDTTMLRRALFNYVHCMFGIRYDDYDYGEVNQLLERNLKIYIKTVTCYPERTNKRMYDSYWRQFKHSEKVHVNLLLMEARMQAELLYAFRAITCHLT, encoded by the exons GAAAAGAAAATCAGAGTATCTCTGCCTTTAACAAGAGGACCAAGTGCCTTTATACCAGAGAAGGAT GTTATGCAAGCCAATAGTTTGAATGAACGTATGCATCTGCTGGTGGAAGAATATTCTACATCCGGTCGCCTAgacaacgtcactcaggtcatgAGTTTACACATTCAGTACCTGGAGTCTTTTCTCCGCAGTCAGTTTTATATGTTGCGTGTGGATGGTCCTCTTCCTTTGCCCTACCGACACTACATAGCAATCATG GCTGCTGCCAGACACCAGTGTTCCTATCTAATAAATATACATGTGGAAGAGTTCCTGAAGACTGGAGGGATACCAGAATGGCTGAACGGCTTAGAATACATTCCTCAAAGGCTGAAAAATCTGAACGAAATCAACAAGCTGCTTGCACACCGACCTTGGCTGGTTTCCAAAGAGCACATTCAG AAACTTGTGAAGACAGGGGAAAATAATTGGTCTCTTCCTGAACTGGTGCATGCTGTGGTCCTTTTGGCACATTATCACTCCTTGGCAAGTTTCGTTTTTGGCAGTGGCATCAATCCAGAGAGAGATTTTGGGACCTCCAACGGCTACCGACTCATATCAGTTAACCACTTCTGCGTCTGTGATCTCGCCAATGACAACAACATTGAAAACGCAACCCTCAAAAGTAACAGCTTTGGG CTCTCCGATTCATTAAGTGAGTTGGAGGCCTTGATGGACAGAATGAAGAGGCTGCAAGAGGAGGACGATGCTTCCCCAGAAGAAATGGATACACGCtttgagaaagaaaaatcagAGAGTCTACTAGTTGTTACTGAAG AGTTTGATGACGAATTAATTTCCATCGGCGATGTTTCCTGCTACATTGAAGACCCTGGGTTTGGTTACAAAGATTTTGCAAGACGGGGGGAAGATCATCTTCCAACATTTCGAGCCCAG gaCTACACTTGGGAAAATCATGGCTTCTCCCTTGTGAACAGACTGTATTCTGATATTGGCCATCTCCTGGACGAGAAATTTCGGATGGTCTACAACCTTACCTACAATACCATGGCCAGCCATGAAGATGTTGACACCACCATGTTAAGAAGAGCTTTATTTAATTACGTTCACTGTATGTTTGGAATCAG ATATGATGACTATGATTACGGCGAAGTTAATCAACTACTTGAACGGAATCTGAAGATTTACATTAAGACCGTGACCTGCTACCCAGAGAGAACTAACAAGCGCATGTACGACAGCTACTGGCGCCAGTTCAAGCACTCAGAAAAG GTCCACGTGAATCTTCTTCTGATGGAAGCTCGCATGCAGGCGGAGCTGCTCTACGCCTTTCGTGCCATCACCTGTCACTTGACCTGA